A region from the Nesterenkonia lacusekhoensis genome encodes:
- a CDS encoding Z1 domain-containing protein, whose protein sequence is MTSTETASEKYREAARQQVEMILQRDRVSRVEAFRRAADQFGDLGELGEAIQQLWDQYEQGLQLVPTSESQILDEKVGTWYEGPREEEGYIWGRLRRRMESGGLRGAVDQIDKHSTEIVERLAEPAAADARRRGLVIGYVQSGKTASYASVIAKAADAQYKMVIVLAGIHGNLRKQTQMRLDSDLGVDDGAWYRMTDETADMGKEAANARSLVNSGQRLLAVVKKNKTRLQNLEAFLREIPEERRRDYPILILDDESDQASPDSAVKDEEMSTIHEKLRDIWSLVGNGSYVSYTATPFANLFMEPDSPGSLYPKDFIHVLPEPKGYLGTAQLFGSTIRNADPEHGDDYLDVVRSISDEDRARVVPPSKRKGEHAEPFEPDVPPSLEDAIVWFILATAIRRFRGQEDKHSSMLVHTTHKVEPHFAHRDAIVEFLGQLRDEVKVHEDLSRFQRMFVEEGDRVSELQPEDADQLTFRQLEGPIRSALTAVRVYVDNGSEKEEERVSYRDKPLTAIIVGGTTLSRGLTLEGLFVSYFARRSATYDTLLQMGRWFGFRPGYGDLVRLWLSEGLAGDYQFLADVEAQVRQDIDIMRENGQTPEQVGIRVQQHPGRLSITGAGKMKHVETLHLGLEGRRVETNTFDTRPEILRENLQTTSAFLGSMAESGHSPVKAADGGSIVFEGVPYEGVRRFLEGYRPHRTHRLLEDGQVLQWLDKWDSEVTKGRIPAAGRENLWNVVVMSGGRDARWTAAGHEVATVNRAPLQEGKKPSSISDDPDAVGIRALMSSQDHLADLRILKEAGTPGYESLPSRCSEKEAAEYRRSLASGRGLLVLYLVDKDSEPRQKKEQTTRTKMKAEDHIAGFGMISPSDPTGLQRDNEVYVGVVPHWTEPEEDEDEAPSLFVDDEGDYVGEDLS, encoded by the coding sequence GTGACCAGCACTGAGACTGCCTCGGAGAAGTACCGCGAGGCTGCGCGGCAACAGGTAGAGATGATTCTGCAGCGGGATCGGGTCTCTCGGGTGGAGGCCTTCCGCAGAGCCGCTGACCAGTTCGGCGATCTCGGAGAGCTCGGAGAGGCGATCCAGCAGCTCTGGGATCAGTATGAGCAGGGGCTCCAGCTCGTCCCCACCAGCGAGAGTCAGATCCTCGATGAGAAGGTCGGCACCTGGTATGAAGGACCCCGCGAGGAAGAGGGCTACATCTGGGGCCGGCTGCGCCGCAGGATGGAGTCCGGCGGCCTCCGCGGCGCGGTGGATCAGATCGACAAGCATTCCACGGAGATCGTCGAGCGGCTCGCAGAGCCCGCGGCAGCGGATGCCCGCCGCCGCGGCCTCGTCATCGGCTACGTCCAGAGCGGCAAGACGGCCAGCTACGCCTCCGTGATCGCGAAGGCCGCTGACGCTCAGTACAAGATGGTCATCGTTCTGGCAGGCATCCACGGCAACCTCCGGAAGCAGACACAGATGCGCCTCGACTCCGACCTCGGGGTGGACGACGGCGCCTGGTACCGCATGACCGACGAGACGGCCGACATGGGCAAGGAGGCTGCCAACGCCAGAAGCCTGGTGAACAGCGGCCAGCGTCTTCTCGCCGTGGTCAAGAAGAACAAGACGAGGCTGCAGAACCTGGAAGCATTCCTCCGCGAGATTCCCGAAGAGCGGCGGCGGGACTACCCGATCCTTATCCTCGACGACGAGTCCGATCAGGCCTCGCCGGACTCAGCGGTGAAGGACGAAGAGATGTCCACCATTCACGAGAAGCTCCGCGACATCTGGTCTCTGGTGGGCAACGGAAGCTATGTCAGCTACACGGCCACGCCCTTCGCCAACCTCTTCATGGAGCCGGACTCGCCCGGGTCCCTCTACCCCAAAGACTTCATCCACGTCCTGCCTGAGCCGAAGGGCTACTTGGGGACGGCTCAGCTCTTCGGCTCCACGATCCGCAACGCTGATCCTGAGCACGGCGACGACTATCTGGATGTCGTGCGCTCGATCTCCGATGAGGACCGTGCCCGGGTGGTCCCACCCTCCAAGCGGAAGGGAGAGCATGCTGAACCCTTCGAGCCGGATGTTCCGCCGTCCCTGGAGGACGCCATCGTGTGGTTCATCCTCGCGACCGCCATCCGGCGCTTCAGGGGACAGGAGGACAAGCACTCGAGCATGCTGGTGCACACCACGCATAAGGTGGAGCCTCATTTCGCCCACAGGGACGCAATCGTCGAGTTCCTCGGTCAGCTGCGCGACGAGGTCAAGGTCCACGAGGACCTCAGCCGATTCCAGAGGATGTTCGTGGAGGAGGGAGACCGAGTCTCCGAGCTCCAGCCGGAGGACGCCGATCAGCTGACCTTCCGCCAGCTCGAGGGACCCATCCGAAGCGCTCTGACCGCAGTGCGCGTCTACGTGGACAACGGCTCGGAGAAGGAGGAGGAGAGGGTCTCCTACCGGGACAAGCCCCTGACCGCCATCATCGTGGGAGGCACGACCCTCTCCCGAGGCCTCACCCTCGAGGGTCTCTTCGTCTCCTACTTCGCGCGGCGCTCCGCCACCTATGACACCCTTCTCCAGATGGGCCGGTGGTTTGGCTTCCGACCGGGCTACGGCGACCTGGTCCGCCTGTGGCTCAGCGAGGGGCTCGCCGGCGACTATCAGTTCCTCGCAGACGTCGAGGCTCAGGTCCGCCAGGACATCGACATCATGCGTGAGAATGGGCAGACCCCCGAGCAGGTGGGCATCCGCGTCCAGCAGCACCCGGGGCGCCTCAGCATCACCGGCGCGGGCAAGATGAAGCATGTCGAGACTCTCCATCTCGGTCTGGAGGGACGGCGCGTCGAGACCAACACCTTCGACACCCGTCCTGAGATCCTGCGTGAGAACCTGCAGACGACCAGCGCCTTCCTCGGCTCCATGGCTGAGAGCGGACACTCGCCGGTGAAGGCTGCTGACGGCGGGTCCATCGTCTTCGAGGGTGTTCCCTACGAGGGCGTCCGCCGCTTCCTCGAGGGATACCGGCCGCACCGGACGCATCGCCTGCTCGAGGATGGTCAGGTGCTCCAGTGGCTGGACAAATGGGATTCAGAGGTGACGAAGGGCAGGATCCCCGCCGCGGGCCGTGAGAACCTCTGGAACGTCGTGGTGATGAGCGGCGGTCGCGATGCCCGATGGACGGCCGCCGGGCACGAGGTAGCGACGGTCAACCGTGCTCCGCTCCAGGAGGGCAAGAAGCCGAGCTCAATCTCGGATGATCCTGACGCAGTGGGGATCCGCGCGCTGATGTCGTCGCAGGATCATCTCGCGGACCTGCGGATTCTGAAGGAGGCCGGAACACCCGGATATGAGTCCCTACCGTCGCGCTGCTCTGAGAAGGAAGCCGCTGAGTATCGGCGGAGCCTGGCATCCGGGCGTGGACTGCTCGTCCTCTACCTCGTCGACAAGGATTCTGAGCCGCGGCAGAAGAAGGAGCAGACGACTCGTACGAAGATGAAGGCGGAGGATCATATCGCCGGATTCGGCATGATCTCACCTTCCGATCCGACGGGGCTTCAGCGTGACAACGAGGTCTACGTCGGGGTCGTCCCGCACTGGACCGAACCGGAGGAGGACGAGGACGAAGCTCCATCGCTGTTCGTTGACGATGAGGGTGACTACGTCGGAGAGGACCTCTCATGA
- a CDS encoding DNA cytosine methyltransferase — MHHTFRMGEFFSGPGGMALGAWQAAQDVSRETGEQISLIHQWANDFHPDTEKTYRANIRPTEFISGDVREIDPKSLVRVDGFAFGFPCNDFSQIGEHRGLDGEFGPLYEQGVEVLKTHQPKWFVAENVTGLISSNDGRALEKILEAMASAGDHGYHLVPHIYRFEEYGVPQKRRRIIIVGIRGDLAEHIRFQVPAPTTPAEPISVEKAFADIPADAPNHDLPRHNQTVVERLKLIAPGENAFNAKLLQEDEQLRLNVKGATLSNIYRRLESDKPSYTVTGSGGGGTHMYHWEEPRALTNRERARLQSFPNDFRFHGGPASVRKQIGMAVPVEGARVIFEALFRTFLGKSYPTAERNMNDVSPKPLREESLLV; from the coding sequence ATGCACCATACATTCAGGATGGGAGAGTTCTTCTCCGGTCCCGGTGGGATGGCCCTCGGCGCATGGCAGGCCGCTCAAGATGTCAGCCGGGAGACGGGCGAGCAGATCTCGCTGATCCACCAGTGGGCCAACGATTTCCACCCCGACACCGAGAAGACCTACCGAGCCAACATCCGGCCCACGGAGTTCATCTCGGGCGACGTCCGTGAGATCGATCCCAAGAGCCTTGTGCGCGTGGACGGATTCGCCTTCGGGTTTCCCTGCAACGACTTCAGCCAGATCGGTGAGCACCGGGGCCTCGACGGCGAATTCGGGCCGCTGTATGAGCAGGGAGTCGAAGTTCTGAAGACTCACCAGCCCAAGTGGTTCGTCGCGGAGAACGTCACCGGTCTGATCAGCTCCAACGACGGCCGAGCCCTGGAGAAGATCCTCGAGGCGATGGCTTCTGCGGGCGACCACGGCTACCACCTGGTGCCCCATATCTACCGCTTCGAGGAGTACGGCGTCCCGCAGAAGCGCCGCCGGATCATCATCGTCGGCATCCGGGGCGACCTCGCCGAGCACATCCGCTTCCAGGTGCCCGCTCCGACGACCCCGGCCGAGCCGATCTCGGTGGAGAAGGCGTTCGCCGACATCCCCGCCGATGCTCCCAACCACGACCTTCCGCGCCACAATCAGACCGTTGTGGAGCGGCTCAAGCTGATCGCCCCCGGGGAGAACGCGTTCAACGCCAAGCTGCTCCAGGAGGATGAGCAGCTGCGCCTGAATGTGAAGGGCGCGACGCTGAGCAACATCTACCGGCGCCTGGAGTCCGATAAGCCCAGCTACACCGTCACCGGGTCCGGCGGAGGCGGCACCCACATGTACCACTGGGAGGAGCCGCGTGCTCTCACCAACCGGGAGCGTGCCCGCCTCCAGAGCTTCCCGAATGACTTCCGATTCCATGGAGGACCGGCCAGTGTGCGCAAACAGATCGGCATGGCGGTGCCAGTGGAGGGCGCGCGTGTGATCTTCGAGGCGCTGTTCCGGACGTTCCTCGGAAAGTCTTACCCAACCGCCGAGCGGAACATGAACGACGTCTCGCCAAAGCCGCTCCGGGAAGAGTCTCTCCTGGTCTGA
- a CDS encoding very short patch repair endonuclease produces MEGSAGDRSSWASSVHARLSMQANRGRDTRPELLVRAALHARGWRYRVNHRPLTADRRRTVDIAFTRKRLAVLIDGCFWHRCPEHFVMPKTNLSYWEEKIAGNVRRDAESNALLEGDGWTVLRFWEHQDPATVVEEIEASLRKLS; encoded by the coding sequence ATGGAGGGCTCTGCCGGAGACCGCAGCTCCTGGGCGAGCTCTGTCCACGCGCGGCTGAGCATGCAGGCCAACCGCGGCCGTGACACCCGGCCGGAGCTGCTCGTGCGGGCCGCCCTGCATGCCCGAGGCTGGCGCTATCGGGTGAACCACCGGCCGCTCACAGCCGACAGGCGCCGCACCGTCGACATCGCCTTCACCCGTAAGAGACTCGCGGTGCTGATCGATGGCTGCTTCTGGCACCGCTGCCCGGAGCATTTCGTCATGCCGAAGACCAACCTCTCCTACTGGGAGGAGAAGATCGCCGGCAATGTACGCCGTGATGCGGAATCCAACGCCCTCCTCGAAGGGGACGGATGGACCGTGCTGCGATTCTGGGAGCACCAGGATCCTGCGACCGTGGTCGAGGAGATCGAGGCGTCCCTGAGGAAGCTCAGCTGA
- a CDS encoding ATP-dependent DNA helicase yields the protein MTTALQTSAAQSRSAPMRISADEIADRLGAHRPTAEQRAVIEAPLEPTLVVAGAGSGKTATMADRVVFLVANGWVRPDEILGVTFTRKAAGELRERITRQLKRLVDAELIDPQELMPEQEDHGEVQDLDGLLTPAISTYHSYANSLVSEYGLHIGLEPETQLIGEAQAWQMVSELVSGYERGQALVEAGARASTVADNVLQLTSDCAEHLVEPDAVAAALDAELARVEALIQAEAKKPNSGQQGLIDTLRLRRETAELAQRYQQTKLHGDVMDYGDLLRFAARIAAEVPSAGESEREKYSVVLLDEFQDTSYAQLELFSSLYGTGATGAGAGHPVTAVGDPNQSIYGFRGASAGQLFDFPQKFPRIDPESTELSPAATRQLTIAWRNGRHILSMANQLVLPFTQNAEHPEKPWHRSTAHLRRQLKPLITPDRGGVVPPSAVQDGAVRCGWFATEQEEAQAVAGQMAAAMAASEEEQTYAVLARTRAQLETAAAALRRQGIPYEFLGLSGLLSTPEVAEVLAYLRVIADPKRSDALLRILGGARYRIGPRDLYALGRAAKGLESWRRKASAGNTGGASEAEDADDRFSEVTQELEEMASLVEALDALPDDPSKAVERYGFTEVGAQRLVRARDGLRLLRQLGSLDLGTLIQRVVSETGLDVEVAARPWEEQHHATRQLDALIEQAESFTSTEGRADLSSFLEWLEAAEKKERGLEQAQADPRPGAVQLLTVHASKGLEWDVVAVIGMREGKFPSKQTDRWTTNNGQLPWPLRGDAASIPQWDSEQETLQFWGCSAGVGTSKKYEGSIFKADCEEFSREEERRLAYVAVTRAKSLLICTGACFYGAAGGDEPSEFLLEVREAAQALDSDVGELGWAEVEDKKSNPFKDHLVVAQWPYDPLEPLAATTFEVQKADPEDPKSVDQRKELPEESGVPAGAVGRREPMRRAAELVRRELERLDTETQAAEGPAEGRDEQPTWQQEALWVIRRARQQQAGLEPPSLPGHMSASRFVSLARDAQDVAEQTRRPVPRRPSAEARRGTVVHSWVEEFYETRAAFPEIEEPMRGDEELDVVFDLPKARENFRASRWAQRQIFAMEIPIETSVGGVMLRGRIDAVFGSHPDGSDVDVAAHERWEKLPRAERNQQMRRCSWQLVDWKTGRVPQGEELRTKQLQLAIYRLAFSRLYEIPLEQIEASFFYIDHGVDLPAENLPSEEELEAIITKAQKHFG from the coding sequence ATGACCACAGCTCTTCAGACCTCCGCGGCCCAGTCCCGCTCTGCCCCGATGCGCATCAGCGCCGACGAGATCGCCGACCGCCTCGGGGCCCATCGGCCCACCGCTGAGCAGCGTGCGGTGATCGAAGCCCCGCTGGAGCCGACATTGGTGGTCGCCGGAGCCGGCTCGGGCAAGACCGCGACGATGGCCGACCGCGTGGTCTTCCTGGTGGCCAACGGATGGGTGCGCCCGGATGAGATCCTCGGGGTGACCTTCACCCGCAAGGCCGCCGGCGAGCTGCGTGAACGCATCACCCGCCAGCTGAAGAGGCTGGTGGATGCGGAGCTGATCGATCCGCAGGAGCTCATGCCCGAGCAGGAGGACCACGGGGAGGTCCAGGACCTGGACGGGCTGCTGACCCCGGCCATCTCCACCTATCACTCCTACGCCAACAGCCTGGTCAGCGAATACGGGCTGCACATCGGGCTGGAGCCGGAGACCCAGCTGATCGGCGAAGCGCAGGCCTGGCAGATGGTCTCCGAGCTGGTCAGCGGCTACGAACGGGGTCAGGCGCTGGTGGAGGCCGGGGCCCGGGCCAGCACCGTGGCTGACAACGTCCTGCAGCTGACCTCCGACTGCGCCGAGCACCTGGTGGAGCCCGACGCCGTCGCCGCTGCCCTGGATGCCGAGCTCGCCCGGGTGGAGGCGCTCATCCAGGCCGAGGCGAAGAAGCCCAACAGCGGCCAACAGGGTCTGATCGATACGCTGCGGCTGCGCCGGGAGACCGCCGAGCTGGCCCAGCGCTACCAGCAGACCAAGCTCCACGGCGATGTCATGGATTACGGAGACCTGCTGCGCTTCGCGGCACGGATCGCCGCCGAGGTGCCCTCGGCGGGGGAGTCGGAGCGGGAGAAGTACTCGGTGGTGCTGCTGGACGAGTTCCAGGACACCTCCTACGCCCAGCTCGAGCTCTTCAGCAGCCTCTACGGCACCGGGGCCACCGGGGCAGGGGCCGGTCACCCGGTCACGGCTGTGGGAGACCCCAACCAGTCGATCTATGGCTTCCGCGGAGCCTCGGCCGGGCAGCTCTTCGACTTCCCGCAGAAGTTCCCGCGCATCGACCCCGAGTCGACAGAGCTTTCGCCGGCGGCCACCCGTCAGCTGACAATCGCCTGGCGCAACGGACGCCATATCCTCTCCATGGCGAATCAGCTGGTGCTGCCGTTCACCCAGAACGCTGAGCATCCGGAGAAGCCGTGGCACCGCAGCACAGCGCACCTGCGTCGACAGTTGAAGCCGCTGATCACCCCAGACCGCGGCGGCGTTGTGCCCCCGAGCGCCGTGCAGGACGGAGCGGTGCGCTGCGGCTGGTTCGCCACCGAGCAGGAGGAGGCCCAGGCGGTGGCCGGGCAGATGGCTGCGGCCATGGCGGCCTCGGAGGAGGAACAGACCTATGCCGTGCTGGCCCGGACCCGGGCTCAGCTGGAGACGGCGGCCGCGGCACTGCGCCGGCAGGGGATCCCCTATGAGTTCCTCGGACTCTCCGGACTGCTGTCCACCCCGGAGGTCGCCGAGGTGCTGGCCTATCTGCGGGTGATCGCCGACCCCAAGCGCTCGGACGCCCTGCTGCGGATTCTGGGCGGTGCGCGCTATCGGATCGGTCCGCGGGACCTCTATGCCTTGGGTCGGGCGGCCAAAGGCCTGGAGAGCTGGCGGCGCAAGGCCTCGGCGGGGAATACCGGCGGAGCCTCTGAGGCGGAGGACGCGGATGACCGCTTCTCCGAGGTGACGCAGGAGCTGGAGGAGATGGCTTCCCTGGTGGAGGCCTTGGACGCGCTGCCGGACGACCCGTCGAAGGCGGTGGAACGCTATGGCTTCACCGAGGTGGGTGCTCAGCGTCTGGTCCGGGCGCGGGACGGCCTGCGCTTGCTGCGGCAGTTGGGTTCCCTGGATCTGGGGACGCTGATCCAGCGGGTGGTCTCGGAGACGGGACTGGACGTGGAGGTCGCGGCCCGGCCCTGGGAGGAGCAGCATCATGCCACCCGCCAGCTGGATGCCCTGATCGAGCAGGCGGAGAGCTTCACCAGTACGGAGGGGCGTGCGGATCTCTCCAGCTTCTTGGAATGGTTGGAGGCCGCGGAGAAGAAGGAGCGCGGCCTGGAGCAGGCCCAGGCGGACCCGCGTCCCGGGGCGGTCCAGCTGCTGACCGTCCACGCCTCGAAGGGCCTGGAGTGGGATGTGGTGGCCGTGATCGGTATGCGCGAGGGCAAGTTCCCCTCCAAACAGACTGATCGCTGGACCACGAACAACGGCCAGCTTCCCTGGCCGCTGCGCGGAGACGCCGCGTCCATCCCGCAATGGGACTCGGAGCAGGAGACTCTACAGTTCTGGGGGTGCTCGGCCGGTGTCGGGACGTCCAAGAAGTATGAGGGCAGCATTTTCAAGGCCGACTGTGAGGAGTTCAGTCGGGAGGAGGAGCGGCGGCTGGCCTATGTGGCGGTCACCCGCGCCAAGTCGCTGCTGATCTGCACCGGCGCCTGTTTCTACGGAGCGGCCGGGGGCGATGAGCCCTCAGAGTTCCTTCTGGAGGTCCGTGAGGCTGCTCAGGCACTCGACAGCGACGTCGGCGAACTCGGCTGGGCAGAGGTGGAGGACAAGAAGTCCAACCCGTTCAAGGACCATCTGGTGGTGGCTCAGTGGCCCTATGACCCGCTGGAGCCGTTGGCCGCGACCACCTTTGAGGTGCAGAAGGCCGATCCGGAGGATCCGAAGTCAGTCGATCAGCGCAAGGAGCTACCCGAGGAGTCGGGGGTTCCTGCAGGGGCAGTGGGTCGGCGTGAGCCGATGCGGCGTGCCGCGGAGCTGGTGCGCCGTGAGCTTGAGCGTCTCGACACCGAGACCCAGGCTGCAGAGGGCCCAGCCGAGGGCCGAGACGAGCAGCCTACCTGGCAGCAGGAAGCGCTGTGGGTGATCCGGCGCGCCCGTCAGCAGCAGGCCGGGCTGGAACCACCGTCGCTGCCAGGGCATATGAGCGCCTCGCGCTTCGTGAGCCTGGCCCGCGATGCTCAGGACGTGGCCGAGCAGACTCGTCGTCCGGTGCCGCGCAGGCCGTCTGCAGAGGCCCGCCGCGGCACGGTGGTGCACTCCTGGGTGGAGGAGTTCTACGAGACCCGTGCGGCCTTCCCAGAAATCGAAGAGCCGATGCGCGGCGACGAGGAACTGGATGTGGTCTTCGACCTGCCGAAGGCACGGGAGAACTTCCGGGCAAGCCGGTGGGCGCAGCGGCAGATCTTCGCCATGGAGATCCCCATCGAGACCTCGGTGGGTGGAGTGATGCTGCGTGGTCGGATCGACGCCGTCTTCGGCAGTCATCCTGATGGTTCCGACGTTGACGTGGCCGCCCATGAGCGCTGGGAGAAGCTTCCGCGCGCGGAGCGCAACCAGCAGATGCGTCGGTGCAGCTGGCAGCTGGTGGACTGGAAAACCGGCCGCGTCCCGCAGGGGGAGGAGCTGCGCACCAAGCAGCTGCAGCTGGCGATCTACCGCCTGGCATTCAGCCGCCTCTACGAGATCCCGCTGGAGCAGATCGAAGCCAGCTTCTTCTACATCGACCACGGAGTCGACCTGCCGGCAGAGAACCTGCCCAGCGAGGAGGAGCTGGAGGCGATCATCACCAAGGCGCAGAAGCACTTCGGGTGA